From Trichoderma atroviride chromosome 1, complete sequence, one genomic window encodes:
- a CDS encoding uncharacterized protein (EggNog:ENOG41~TransMembrane:3 (n4-15c22/23o46-67i79-100o112-132i)) codes for MPRLVAIALGALTFIATTATLCTQIAISVSVPQSSPGRITSSVAAAFEAAILALLAWLVATDILPALPGRSKPLRNMLYGLKISACVIATVTSIVALVYLAQVDGADNQHLLVGSSITFALAIAFQIVYTIHQFFSNSDGSKDVENGRSRKVNLKTIRYSQTMPITEETNHTAQLESQGNRSRSNSADCKSMAETVASSVTYVSHSIRSVSSKSKMRSSKEGSRSMSMDSTANRSTMGDDAFDSWDTSTVDVHNREAVMEISTPTQSKPRGLETIPASPVASRSPSPQSFVELEPPRIQTRRRSRSYSPVSIRRELRDLPGANSSEAHIHPLFRSDSPDPHPFATPGTIVMAAPDAGRVLSRQSSNISLNRLRSDSLPIAPPNLNRDDGFDSRSLRTYGSELDLSKHAHGDMDMVPPAPEWLRREI; via the coding sequence ATGCCTCGACTCGTTGCAATTGCGCTGGGAGCGCTCACCTTCATCGCCACGACGGCCACGCTGTGCACTCAGATTGCCATCAGTGTAAGCGTTCCTCAGTCGTCACCGGGCAGAATAACATCAAGTGTCGCTGCGGCCTTTGAAGCCGCAATTCTGGCCCTTCTAGCATGGCTTGTTGCGACTGATATTCTGCCTGCATTGCCGGGGCGATCCAAACCGCTACGAAACATGCTCTATGGCCTCAAGATCTCGGCTTGTGTCATTGCGACTGTGACCTCAATCGTCGCTCTGGTATACTTGGCCCAGGTCGATGGAGCAGACAACCAACACCTCCTTGTCGGATCCTCCATCACATTCGCACTGGCAATTGCTTTTCAAATCGTATATACTATTCATCAGTTCTTTTCCAACTCGGACGGCAGCAAAGACGTGGAGAATGGCCGATCGCGCAAGGTTAACCTCAAGACCATCAGATACAGCCAGACAATGCCCATTACAGAGGAGACGAATCACACTGCACAGCTGGAGTCTCAGGGTAATCGAAGCCGCTCCAACTCGGCCGACTGCAAGTCAATGGCTGAGACTGTCGCATCGTCCGTGACTTATGTGTCCCACTCGATTCGCTCCGTTTCGAGCAAATCCAAGATGCGCTCCTCAAAGGAGGGGAGCCGCTCCATGTCGATGGACTCGACTGCCAACCGAAGCACCATGGGCGACGACGCTTTTGATTCCTGGGATACATCAACAGTAGACGTACACAACCGAGAGGCCGTCATGGAAATTTCAACACCCACGCAAAGCAAGCCCCGCGGACTGGAAACCATTCCTGCCAGCCCCGTGGCTAGCCGGAGTCCATCGCCGCAGTCCTTTGTCGAACTTGAGCCGCCCCGTATTCAAACCCgtcgccgaagccgaagctaCAGCCCCGTCTCTATCAGACGGGAGCTTCGTGATCTGCCGGGCGCAAACAGCAGCGAGGCCCATATCCATCCTCTCTTCCGATCTGACTCACCCGACCCGCATCCTTTTGCGACGCCTGGCACCATCGTCATGGCAGCGCCAGATGCGGGACGAGTCCTTTCCCGCCAGTCAAGCAACATATCCCTCAACCGCCTCCGAAGTGACAGCCTGCCGATTGCGCCTCCAAACCTGAACAGGGACGACGGCTTTGATTCCAGGTCATTGAGGACGTACGGATCTGAGCTGGATCTCAGCAAACATGCCCACGGTGACATGGACATGGTACCTCCTGCGCCTGAATGGCTGCGCAGGGAAATATGA
- a CDS encoding uncharacterized protein (EggNog:ENOG41~TransMembrane:1 (n6-16c22/23o162-183i)~SECRETED:SignalP(1-22)), whose product MFFEPLALAVFFLSIFPIQSLAARPNKNAILLSEVRTLTLRGNGAKTASRRVAPVPQLKCISSKAVCDLYAIDVLRCTNQGSSYGDEDVEWSCTASLPEEFKLGSTDVICEGYSSPDDPYVLKGSCGVEYRLILTDKGEKRYPGVADPNGRWFSDGEGGTDLGAWAFAVIFIAVLGWIVYSAWQSGTNPRQRPPGRRGYGGGGGGGGGGGGGWGPGWGPGNDPPPPYPGTKPDQSQQGWTPGFWSGLAGGAAAGYMAGNRNNRRDDRNASRGWGAGPSSSQSFSSGSGASSSSSRHESTGFGSTSRR is encoded by the coding sequence ATGTTCTTCGAACCTCTGGCCCTCgctgtcttcttcctctccatcttccccatccAATCTCTCGCCGCCCGACCAAACAAGAACGCAATCCTCCTCTCAGAAGTACGGACTCTCACCCTGCGTGGCAACGGCGCAAAGACCGCCTCTCGCCGCGTCGCCCCTGTCCCGCAACTCAAGTGCATTTCTTCAAAGGCCGTCTGCGACCTCTATGCAATTGACGTCTTGCGCTGCACCAACCAGGGCTCCTCATACGGCGACGAGGACGTAGAATGGAGCTGCACCGCTTCGCTGCCGGAAGAGTTCAAGCTGGGCAGCACCGACGTCATCTGCGAAGGCTACTCTTCGCCCGATGATCCATATGTTCTCAAAGGCAGCTGCGGAGTCGAGTACAGGCTCATATTGACCGACAAAGGCGAGAAGAGATATCCAGGCGTGGCAGATCCAAACGGCCGCTGGTTTAGTGACGGCGAAGGAGGTACGGATCTTGGCGCGTGGGCATTTGCAGTCATATTCATTGCCGTTCTTGGATGGATAGTGTACTCTGCATGGCAGAGTGGGACGAACCCAAGACAGCGCCCTCCTGGACGAAGAGGAtatggtggaggaggaggaggcggaggaggcggcggcggcggctggggTCCTGGCTGGGGCCCAGGAAATGATCCGCCGCCACCTTATCCCGGAACCAAGCCAGATCAATCGCAGCAAGGATGGACACCTGGGTTTTGGAGTGGGCttgctggaggagcagcggcTGGTTACATGGCTGGAAATCGAAACAATCGGCGGGACGACAGAAACGCTTCACGGGGATGGGGTGCTGGGCCGTCGAGCTCACAGTCTTTCTCTTCCGGCTCTGGCGCAAGTTCTAGCTCCTCTCGTCACGAGAGCACAGGCTTCGGCTCAACAAGTCGTAGATAG
- a CDS encoding uncharacterized protein (TransMembrane:12 (i139-163o190-215i266-286o292-313i369-391o403-421i804-833o845-863i918-944o950-971i1032-1052o1064-1087i)): MADEKPETVARELASERSLSPGSSLGSQLATVEGSPPKEESAGVNKADLEDGIELDIIASPDTEEKKTDKGEEKSKKKKSKKEKKEKKKADPEESQEDPEEPFRHLPDNEAEILKRQALTPSLKQGIAALYRYSTGLDIFIMIIGAICSIGNGAALPLMTLLFSGLQKTFSEFSVGLIDKNGLSHGLSKYVLYFVYLAIGQFVVTYISTVGFIFVGENISTRIREHYLESCLRQNIGFFDKLGTGEIITRITSDTNTIQDGISEKVAVTIGAISTFVTAFVIAFATSWKLTLILSSVMFAILINGSLFSSYMMKSSSESISAFARGSTLADEVLSSARTAVAFGLQDRLSKQYDKYLQKAEYYGFRLKAAVGVMIGGIMLLLYMSYALAFWQGSTFVLRGEISLNHVLIVMMTVLMGAFNMNAIAPNAQIFASAVSSASKLFDTIDRVSPIDPASEEGDIIEAVQGNIRLENVKHIYPSRPGAVVMDDVTLDFPAGKTTALVGASGSGKSTIIGLVERFYNPVGGNIYLDGHKIATLNLRWLRRQVSLVNQEPTLFGTTIFENIRYGLVGTEHENESEEKQRELVIAAAKKSNAHDFVSNLTEGYETDVGDRGFLLSGGQKQRIAIARAIVSDPKILLLDEATSALDTESEGIVQAALEAASAGRTTIAIAHRLSTIKDADNIVVMSQGRIIEQGTHDDLVERKGAYHNLVTAQNIAAVQDVPRQEVDLVDEDEDVPIKRQLRIVDSDNLEQNRLKRTSTVKSLSSIVLGGRTAEEDARYSTWALVMFTAKFNRNEWKRMISGLFFSILCGGGNPISAVFFAKEIVVLTAALLPDANISQIRHDAYFWAIMFIVLAVGMMISYSGQGISLASCSEHLIHRIRYETFRTFLRQDISFYDRKENSAGILMATLSTEANNVGGLSGATLGTILLTLSTLLSSMIMGLAIGWKLSLVCTATIPVLLACGFFRFYLLLRFQARAQTAYADSAAYASEAISSIRTVASLTREQDIMRKYRGDIAAQRRKGLKSILSSSAVYGAAQGGTFLCFALGFWYGGTLLATNEYDLFTFFVCFMGIIYSAQSAGSFFSLAPDMGRAHTSALALKKLFDRVPKIDSWSQEGERLSKGEIEGRVEFRDIHFRYPTRPEQAVLRGLSLTINPGQYVALVGASGCGKSTTISLLERFYDPLAGGVYVDGKDISTLNVSDYRSFISLVNQEPTLYSGTIKENILLGTPKEDVSDEELVQACHEANIYETIASLPDGFNTLVGSKGGLLSGGQKQRIAIARALIRNPKILLLDEATSALDSESEVVVQTALDRAAAGRTTIAVAHRLSTIQTADVIYVIDQGCVAESGTHQELMRKNGRYAELVRLQSLATSS; this comes from the exons ATGGCCGACGAGAAGCCTGAAACGGTCGCCAGGGAGCTGGCCTCGGAGCGCTCTTTGAGCCCAGGTTCCTCTCTCGGAAGTCAGTTGGCTACCGTCGAAGGCTCTCcgccaaaagaagaatctgCTGGGGTCAACAAGGCAGACCTTGAGGATGGCATAGAGCTAGACATCATCGCGAGCCCAGACAccgaggaaaagaaaacggacaagggagaggagaaatccaagaagaagaagtctaaaaaggagaagaaggagaaaaagaaggccgaCCCGGAAGAATCTCAAGAAGATCCCGAGGAGCCTTTTCGACACTTACCCGACAATGAAGCTGAGATTCTCAAGCGGCAGGCTCTGACGCCCAGTCTTAAGCAGGGCATCGCCGCGCTTTACCGGTATAGCACTGGActcgacatcttcatcatgataATCGGGGCCATTTGCTCCATTGGCAATGGTGCTGCTCTACCTCTGATGACACTGCTCTTCAGTGGCCTTCAGAAGACCTTCTCTGAGTTCTCAGTAGGCCTGATCGACAAGAATGGGCTCAGCCATGGCCTTTCAAAGTATGTTTTGTACTTTGTATATCTCGCTATTGGCCAGTTCGTCGTCACCTACATCTCCACCGTGGGGTTCATCTTCGTGGGCGAGAACATCTCTACCCGGATCCGAGAGCATTATCTTGAGAGCTGTCTACGCCAAAACATTGGCTTCTTCGACAAGCTTGGCACTGGGGAAATCATCACTCGCATCACGTCCGATACCAATACTATCCAAGACGGCATCTCGGAAAAGGTAGCAGTCACGATTGGGGCCATCTCAACGTTTGTGACTGCGTTTGTCATTGCGTTTGCGACTTCTTGGAAGCTGACTTTGATTCTTTCGAGTGTCATGTTTGCTATTCTCATCAATGGATCTTTATTTTCTAGCTACATGATGAAGTCCAGCTCCGAGTCCATCTCTGCTTTTGCCCGTGGTAGCACCCTAGCCGATGAAGTCCTCAGCTCTGCTAGGACTGCTGTTGCCTTTGGGTTGCAGGACCGGCTGTCTAAGCAGTATGACAAGTACCTGCAAAAGGCCGAATACTACGGCTTCAGGCTCAAAGCTGCAGTTGGGGTCATGATTGGTGGCATCATGCTGCTCCTCTACATGAGCTATGCTCTGGCTTTTTGGCAAGGCAGCACGTTTGTCTTGAGAGGCGAGATATCTCTCAATCACGTTCTGATTGTGATGATGACAGTATTGATGGGAGCTTTCAACATGAATGCCATCGCGCCCAATGCGCAaatttttgcttctgcggTTAGCTCAGCGTCAAAGCTTTTCGACACCATTGATCGTGTTTCGCCCATCGACCCGGCAAGCGAAGAAGGCGACATCATCGAGGCTGTTCAAGGCAATATCAGGCTAGAGAATGTCAAGCATATTTATCCTTCACGTCCCGGAGCTGTCGTCATGGACGATGTTACGCTTGATTTTCCTGCGGGAAAGACGACTGCCTTGGTGGGAGCATCAGGATCTGGCAAGAGCACCATCATAGGTCTTGTAGAGCGGTTTTATAACCCTGTGGGAGGCAACATCTATCTTGACGGGCACAAAATTGCCACACTGAACCTTCGCTGGCTTCGCCGCCAGGTATCTCTGGTTAATCAAGAGCCCACGTTGTTCGGAACGACGATTTTCGAAAACATCCGTTATGGCCTGGTAGGGACCGAGCACGAAAATGAAAGCGAGGAAAAACAGCGCGAGCTGGTCATTGCCGCCGCAAAGAAATCCAACGCTCATGATTTCGTCAGCAACCTAACAGAAGGCTACGAAACTGATGTTGGTGACCGTGGTTTCCTTCTCTCTGGTGGGCAGAAGCAGCGGATTGCCATCGCGCGAGCTATTGTCAGCGATCCAAAGA TTTTACTTCTCGATGAGGCAACGTCGGCTTTGGATACAGAGTCTGAAGGCATCGTGCAGGCAGCCCTAGAGGCCGCTTCCGCTGGCCGGACTActattgccattgctcatAGGCTATCAACCATCAAGGATGCTGACAACATTGTCGTCATGTCACAAGGCCGAATTATAGAGCAAGGCACCCACGACGACTTAGTGGAGAGGAAGGGTGCTTATCATAATCTGGTTACTGCACAAAATATCGCCGCGGTCCAAGATGTCCCTCGCCAAGAGGTGGATCTTgtcgatgaagatgaagatgtgccAATTAAGAGGCAACTAAGAATCGTAGATTCTGATAACCTGGAGCAAAACAGACTTAAACGAACTTCAACCGTAAAGTCTCTATCAAGTATTGTCCTAGGCGGACGTACCGCTGAGGAAGATGCGAGGTACAGCACTTGGGCTCTAGTCATGTTTACCGCCAAATTCAACCGTAATGAGTGGAAGCGTATGATATCtggtctcttcttttccataCTCTGCGGTGGTGGCAATCCTATCTCTGCTG TCTTTTTCGCCAAAGAAATCGTCGTCTTGACGGCTGCTCTCTTACCCGATGCTAATATCAGCCAGATAAGACATGACGCATACTTTTGGGCCATCATGTTCATCGTGCTAGCTGTGGGCATGATGATTTCCTATTCTGGCCAAGGAATATCGCTCGCTTCATGTTCAGAGCACCTTATTCACCGTATCAGATACGAAACTTTTAGGACTTTCCTTCGACAGGACATTTCATTTTATGATAGGAAGGAGAATTCAGCGGGTATATTGATGGCAACGCTCTCAACCGAGGCCAATAACGTTGGTGGCCTTAGCGGTGCTACTCTGGGAACAATCCTTCTGACACTATcgactcttctctcttcaatGATCATGGGGCTGGCTATTGGATGGAAACTGTCACTTGTCTGTACGGCAACAATCCCCGTCTTGTTAGCTTGTGGCTTCTTTCGCTTTTACTTGCTGCTCCGTTTCCAAGCAAGGGCACAAACTGCCTATGCAGACTCTGCCGCCTACGCCTCCGAagccatctcatccatccGCACGGTTGCTTCCCTTACTCGCGAGCAGGACATTATGCGCAAATATCGCGGTGATATTGCCGCCCAGCGGCGCAAAGGTTTGAAATCCATACTGTCATCGAGTGCCGTCTATGGTGCTGCCCAAGGCGGCACCTTTCTCTGCTTTGCACTTGGATTTTGGTACGGCGGCACCCTGCTTGCTACTAATGAATACGACCTGTTTaccttttttgtttgcttcatGGGCATTATTTACAGCGCCCAGTCGGCAGgaagcttcttttcgcttgCGCCCGACATGGGCAGGGCCCATAcatcggccttggccttgaagaaACTCTTTGATCGTGTACCGAAGATTGATTCCTGGTCACAAGAGGGCGAACGTCTTAGCAAGGGCGAAATAGAGGGCAGAGTTGAGTTCCGTGACATCCACTTTCGTTATCCTACGCGGCCAGAGCAAGCTGTTCTTCGAGGCCTTAGCCTGACGATCAATCCAGGCCAGTATGTTGCCTTGGTGGGCGCTTCTGGGTGTGGCAAAAGCACGACCATCTCATTGCTGGAGCGGTTCTACGACCCTTTGGCGGGTGGTGTCTATGTTGACGGCAAAGATATCAGTACCCTGAATGTTAGCGACTACCGATCCTTTATTTCGCTTGTGAATCAAGAGCCAACTCTATACTCGGGGACAATCAAAGAGAATATTCTTCTCGGCACGCCCAAGGAAGACGTATCAGATGAGGAGCTAGTACAGGCTTGTCACGAGGCCAACATTTACGAAACCATCGCTTCGCTCCCCGACGGATTCAACACGCTCGTTGGCAGCAAGGGCGGCTTACTCTCGGGCGGCCAAAAGCAGCGCATCGCCATTGCTCGGGCCCTAATACGCAACCCCAAGATCCTGCTTCTTGACGAAGCCACGTCCGCCCTCGATTCAGAATCCGAGGTTGTCGTTCAGACGGCCTTGGACAGGGCTGCGGCTGGGCGCACTACCATTGCTGTTGCCCATCGCCTTAGCACGATTCAGACGGCGGATGTCATTTATGTGATTGATCAGGGCTGTGTTGCCGAGTCTGGAACGCATCAAGAGCTGATGAGGAAGAATGGACGGTATGCCGAATTGGTCAGGCTGCAGAGTTTGGCGACGAGCTCGTAA
- a CDS encoding uncharacterized protein (BUSCO:EOG092D4JU7), whose product MSSMFKKKGGLAFKPRIPSARPRPAIPAADVEAEKEVIEPEPVSIAAVESPSLDARESSNNTASTSESENFSSPESSDVARASSIITSEPSTQDVSSLRPQEQVQLLDTPQPSIPEAANISPSTAVEAATRDAQHLEPPKANKQREPRPIVEDHNIAPELRDPPRPSQDIQDTTPETSAGTDASQISPPVAQEATPAPSTAPKTRTRRKAPASAAEGADGDVDAEARPKKRQRKASENASGTAAAKPRQRKASTQDGTTTPGTRARKARSVTPEDAETQVVDLQNLKMTDLTKDLHIGKKFSRHDELRERERQARVRSKVKKMMGDTSRDGSEAPEASGDPAIKSKSATPTAASSPAPASGPQFRIVDGQIIIDQSSLVMDRHARAAAARGDMETVEENDFTRLITSSSFMNTSKLKGPNIWTDEETELFYRGLRMFGTEFEMISRMFPNKQRRHVKLKYNREERHCPHLLNAALIGEKTVRIDIDEYKAFTGIEFESVESIEAEQRKIQDDFEAEQKRVADEQAEIMRKKREELFADEDASGKKKKKGKKGKQTIQYGLNGEPIIPAEA is encoded by the coding sequence ATGAGTTCCATgttcaagaagaagggcggcCTTGCCTTCAAACCAAGGATCCCATCTGCACGACCACGCCCCGCGATCCCCGCTGCAGACGTCGAAGCCGAGAAAGAGGTCATCGAGCCGGAGCCAGTGTCGATCGCGGCTGTTGAAAGCCCCAGCCTCGACGCTCGCGAGAGTTCAAATAATACCGCCAGCACAAGCGAATCAGAAAACTTTTCCTCGCCAGAATCTTCTGATGTTGCGAGAGCAAGCTCCATTATCACATCTGAGCCGTCGACGCAGGATGTCTCCAGCCTTAGACCCCAAGAGCAAGTCCAACTGCTCGACACGCCACAACCAAGCATTCCGGAGGCAGCAAATATCTCTCCCAGCACAGCAGTAGAAGCTGCGACAAGAGATGCGCAGCACTTGGAGCCGCCCAAGGCAAATAAGCAAAGAGAACCACGACCTATTGTTGAAGATCACAACATTGCGCCAGAACTACGAGATCCACCACGCCCATCGCAAGATATCCAAGACACTACGCCCGAGACATCAGCAGGCACAGATGCATCACAAATTTCACCACCAGTTGCTCAGGAAGCCACACCAGCACCTTCCACAGCGCCGAAGACAAGAACTAGAAGGAAAGCACCCGCTTCAGCAGCGGAGGGTGCTGATGGGGATGTGGATGCCGAGGCGCGACCAAAAAAGCGTCAGCGCAAGGCATCAGAAAATGCGAGTGGCACCGCGGCTGCCAAGCCAAGGCAACGCAAAGCGTCCACTCAGGATGGGACAACAACACCGGGAACCAGAGCGAGAAAAGCGCGCTCAGTAACACCAGAGGATGCGGAAACACAGGTTGTGGATCTGCAGAACCTTAAAATGACCGATTTGACAAAAGATTTACATATTGGCAAAAAATTCAGCCGCCACGACGAACTACGGGAGCGAGAACGACAAGCGAGAGTAAGATCCAAAGTCAAGAAAATGATGGGCGACACCAGTCGTGATGGGTCAGAAGCCCCAGAAGCATCAGGAGACCCGGCAatcaagagcaaaagcgCCACACCGACCGCCGCATCTTCACCAGCACCTGCCTCTGGCCCACAGTTCCGAATTGTCGATGGCCAGATTATCATCGATCAGAGTTCACTGGTCATGGATCGACATGCTCGTGCCGCCGCAGCAAGAGGGGACATGGAGACTGTGGAAGAAAACGACTTTACCAGACTCATCACCAGTAGCTCGTTTATGAACACTTCAAAGTTGAAGGGACCAAACATTTGGACCGATGAAGAAACAGAGCTATTTTATCGAGGCCTACGCATGTTTGGAACAGAATTCGAGATGATCTCCCGGATGTTCCCCAACAAGCAGCGCCGACACGTAAAGTTAAAATATAACCGCGAAGAACGTCACTGCCCCCACCTCCTCAACGCTGCGCTCATAGGCGAAAAGACGGTCCGGATCGACATTGACGAGTACAAGGCCTTTACGGGCATCGAGTTTGAATCTGTGGAATCTATCGAGGCCGAGCAGCGCAAGATCCAAGACGATTTTGAGGCCGAGCAGAAGCGCGTCGCCGACGAACAGGCCGAAATCATGCGCAAGAAGCGCGAGGAGCTATTTGCGGACGAGGACGCCtcggggaagaagaagaagaaggggaagaaggggaaacaGACTATACAGTATGGGCTGAACGGCGAACCAATCATTCCTGCAGAAGCTTGA